In the Psychromicrobium lacuslunae genome, TCGAAACCGACTTGCCGTCAATCTTGATCTCACAGCTGACCGTCTGCCCGGTCGCAGTAACATCACCAATTACGCTTAGGGTGGCCACATCGAAACCGGTGAGTTTAGCTGTTTCCTTCCAGTCGCTGGTGACAGTCTTCTGCGAGGTTCCGCCAGAACTACCATAGGAAACCGTTGCCGAGCCGCCCTTGGTTGTGACAATATACTCCACCTCTGAAGTGCCCTCAGACTTTTGCGAAATTTCAGCCGACGCTGAATTGATAGCGTTGCTAATACCGGTGATGGCTAGGGCAGTAATTGCCGCAACAATAATGGCGATCACGACGGCAATGGCACCCAGAATAATGCCAGTGATCGAGGTGCCTTTCTTGCTACCTTTCTTCAACACAACACCGAGGATACCCAGAATGATGGCAATCGGGCCGAGGACAAAGGCGCCCCAGCCGAGGAATGGAATAAAAGAGATTACTAGCGCCACAATGCCCACCACCAGAGCGGCAATGCCGAAGCCGTTGCTCTGAGATTGCTGAGGCATGGGTTGCAGCTGGTAGGGCTGCTGGGGTTGTTGATAAATTGGCGGCTGTTCGGACATTGAAAACTCCTCTTGTCGGTTCCTGGTTTGCTATCGATACCGACTTCGGACGCCCGTAGTCCTTTAGCGATTCACCGAGCCCATCTGCCGCAAACGCACTTCAGTTGAATATTAGCTTTGAAAATCCCAAAAATTACTTGTGTGTATAAAACCGTTACAAACGGTTTAGTGAGCTTTGCTGATCCGGTAGCAGCGCAGCAGGCTTAGGTAAAATGTTTGGAGATGAGGCGTCAGGTAGCTGGATTGGTTAACCAGCTGCTGCTGATACGAAGGAGAGCACGATGACGGTGAACTCGATTGCCGAGTATATCGATCAGTACGACGGAGAGGTGCAGCAGCGACTACTCACCGTATACGAACTGATCCGCTCAGCCGCGCCCCATACAGCGGTCGAATCAATCAGCTGGCGGATGCCGACCTTTAAACTCGATACCGAGCCTCTTTTCTTCTTCACTGCTGCGAAGCGTCATATCAGCTTCTACCCCACCGCAGAAGTGATAGCGCATTTCGACAGCGACCTTGATGGATATGGCACCACCGAGCACGCTATCCAATTCCCCCATAACG is a window encoding:
- a CDS encoding iron chaperone, which gives rise to MTVNSIAEYIDQYDGEVQQRLLTVYELIRSAAPHTAVESISWRMPTFKLDTEPLFFFTAAKRHISFYPTAEVIAHFDSDLDGYGTTEHAIQFPHNAPLPIELIRQIIDWRLQQLPSGNS